A window from Corythoichthys intestinalis isolate RoL2023-P3 chromosome 10, ASM3026506v1, whole genome shotgun sequence encodes these proteins:
- the LOC130923486 gene encoding serine/threonine-protein kinase ICK-like has protein sequence MNRYSTLKQLGDGTYGSVILGRNLESGELVAIKKMKRKFYSWEECMNLREVKSLKKLNHANVIKLKEVIRENDHLYFIFEYMKENLYQLMKDRTRLFPESAVRNIMFQILQGLAFIHKHGFFHRDMKPENLLCMGPELVKIADFGLAREIRSRPPYTDYVSTRWYRAPEVLLRSISYSSPIDQWAVGCIMAELYTLRPLFPGSSEVDTIFKICQVLGTPKKNDWSEGFQLASAMYFRWPQCVPSNLKTLIPNASPEAIHLMTDLLQWDPKKRPTSAQALRYSYFHVGQALGTPQQILEQGRPQPHPMPPQLPILQPQQTPQQQPLHLRPVPPSQPPPHNQHCTPSRPAQQLQASPIPGPTAPYQRHVELIREQQPKHLLKQEPREKTPQTHLPFIPDKSKTRQESDNATPLSYQMKAKGGRRRWGHVTGHLKGDEWDDYEDVNLTAASVVGKNFSKEKTRQPEEPLRRYSDILDFSRPNCKEEAPLNLNKASGYQEASRTASAKQHYLRQSRYLPGIGTKKNVAINTNKDMSGSHLWGNKSIPFGGTLPSRGLHGTNTNLGGYMPTFYTKDAGSVSHRTQKGPSLESTASNYATWRSGRNQRNASTNVANKSPPCLLPRAPAQTIHGRIDWSAKYGHR, from the exons TCTTTAAAGAAGCTCAACCACGCAAATGTAATCAAGCTGAAAGAGGTCATCAGAGAAAATGATcacttgtattttatttttgagtacATGAAGGAAAATCTGTACCAGCTAATGAAAGACAG GACTCGTTTGTTCCCCGAATCAGCTGTTAGAAATATCATGTTTCAAATCCTTCAGGGGCTTGCATTCATTCATAAACATG GGTTTTTCCACAGAGACATGAAGCCCGAGAATCTTCTGTGCATGGGTCCAGAGTTGGTGAAGATCGCTGACTTTGGCCTCGCCCGGGAGATAAGATCTCGACCACCGTACACGGACTATGTGTCAACCAGATG GTACCGCGCTCCAGAGGTCCTCCTCCGATCCATATCCTATAGTTCTCCCATAGACCAATGGGCGGTGGGCTGCATTATGGCTGAACTTTACACACTCAGGCCTTTATTTCCCGGCTCCAGCGAGGTGGACACCATATTCAAGATTTGCCAAGTTTTGGGTACACCAAAGAAG AATGATTGGTCGGAGGGATTCCAGCTGGCCAGTGCCATGTATTTCCGTTGGCCCCAATGTGTTCCCAGTAATCTGAAGACACTGATTCCTAATGCCAGtccagaagccattcacctgATGACTGACCTTCTCCAATGGGACCCTAAGAAAAGACCAACTTCTGCACAG GCTCTCAGGTACTCGTACTTCCACGTGGGCCAAGCTCTGGGCACCCCACAGCAGATCCTGGAGCAGGGCAGACCTCAGCCTCATCCGATGCCCCCACAACTGCCCATATTACAGCCCCAGCAGACTCCACAGCAGCAACCCTTACATCTGAGGCCCGTGCCCCCCTCTCAGCCGCCGCCTCACAATCAACACTGCACCCCCTCCAGGCCTGCGCAGCAGCTGCAGGCCTCCCCTATTCCAGGCCCCACAGCGCCATACCAACGCCACGTGGAGCTGATTCGAGAGCAGCAACCAAAACACCTTCTCAAGCAGGAACCCagagaaaaaacaccacagACTCATCTACCTTTCATTCCTGACAAGAGCAAG ACGAGGCAAGAAAGCGATAATGCGACCCCACTGAGCTATCAGATGAAAGCCAAGGGAGGGCGTCGCCGCTGGGGTCACGTCACGGGACACTTGAAAGGGGACGAGTGGGATGACTACGAAGACGTTAATTTGACAGCAGCGAGTGTTGTGGGAAAAAACTTCTCCAAAGAGAAGACGAGGCAGCCGGAAGAGCCGCTTCGAAG ATATAGTGACATTCTGGACTTCAGTCGACCAAACTGCAAAGAAGAAGCACCTTTAAACCTAAACAAGGCATCAGGCTACCAGGAAGCATCAAGGACAGCGTCTGCCAAACAACACTACCTAAGGCAGTCTCGATATTTACCAG GTATTGGCACAAAGAAAAATGTGGCCATAAACACAAATAAAGACATGTCGGGGAGCCATCTGTGGGGAAACAAGAGTATTCCGTTTGGTGGTACACTACCAAGCAGAGGTCTTCACG GCACAAATACAAACCTAGGAGGATACATGCCAACGTTTTACACAAAAGATGCTGGCTCTGTTAGTCACAGAACTCAGAAGGGTCCTAGTTTGGAATCAACAGCATCAA atTATGCAACATGGCGATCAGGTCGGAACCAGAGGAACGCCTCCACCAACGTGGCCAACAAAAGCCCCCCTTGTCTATTACCGCGTGCACCAGCACAGACAATCCACGGGCGAATAGACTGGTCTGCCAAATATGGACACCGCTAG